Below is a genomic region from Candidatus Binatia bacterium.
AGCGGAATGACGACGATCTGGTACGAGTCGCCTCGACGCCTAGCGGCCGCCCTCGCCGACCTCGCGCTGGTAGCCCCTCGGGCTCGGGTTTTCGTCGTTCGCGAATATACGAAGCTCCACGAACAACAGCTCTGGGGCACGCCGCGGGAGGTCCTGGGCGCTCTGGCCGACCCGGTGCGCGGCGAGGTCGCGTTCGCGATCGCGCCCTACGCAATCGAGCCTGAAGCGCCCGCGGCCGAGGAGGCCGGCGCCGCGATCGACGCCCTCCTCGCGAGCGGGCGGCGCGTGGGCGAGGTCGCGAAGCTACTGGCCAGCCGCGGATTCGGCGAGCGCCGCCAGCTCTATGCTCGCGCCGCCGCCCGCAAGGCGCACCGCGAACGTTCGATTAACCAAAGCTAACTCGCCATGCAACGTGCCTACTACGTCACGACGCCGATCTATTACATCAGCGGGGAGCCGCACATCGGCCACGCCTACACGACGATCGTCGCCGACGTGCTCGCGCGGACGGCGCGCACGTTCCGGCCGACCTTCTTCCTTACCGGGACCGACGAACACGGACAGAAGGTCGCAAACGCCGCGGCAGCCGCCGGCAAGACGCCGCAGGAATGGTGCGACGAGCTGGTGCCGCGCTGGAAGGCGCTCTTCGCGGAGTACGAGATCGCCTACGACGACTTCATCCGGACCACCGAAGCGCGACACGTCGAGAAGGTCCAGCGCGTGTTCGAACTGTTGCGCGAGCGCGGCGACGTCTATCTCGGTAAGTACGAGGGCTGGTACTGCGTCTACGACGAGACCTTCTGGCTCGAGTCGAAACTGGTCGACGGGCGCTGCCCGACGTGCGGGCGCGAGGTGCAGTGGATATCGGAGGACGACTGGTTCTTCCGGCTGTCGGCGTATCGCGACCGTCTGCTTGAACACTTCGAGCGCCATCCGGAGTGGGTTCGGCCGCGCAGCATCTACAACGAGATGATGTCAATCCTGGCCGAAGGGCTCGACGATCTGTCCATCTCGAGGACGAACGTGCAGTGGGGCATACCGATCGCGGGCGGCGGCGTCATCTACGTCTGGCTCGATGCATTGCTCAACTACATCACGGCGATCGGGTGGAGCCAGGACGACGCGCGTTTCCACGCGCTGTGGCCGGCGCAGACGCAGCTCGTCGGAAAGGAGATCGCGCGTTTCCATACGATCATCTGGCCCGCGCTCCTCTGGGCGATTGGCGAGGCGGCTCCGGAGCTCGTCTTCGCCCACGGCTGGATCACCATCGACGGAGCAAAGATGAGCAAGAGCCTCGGCAATGCGGCCGATCCGTTCGCGCTCGCACGGCGCTTTGGACCGGGCTCGATTCGCTACTTCCTGCTGCGGGAGGCTCCGTTCGGCAGCGACTTCTCGTACTCCGAGGAGAAGATCGCGCAGCGCCACAACAGCGATCTCGCCAACGACCTGGGAAATCTGCTGCGGCGCACGCTCTCGATGCTGTCTCGCTATCGCGACGGCTGCGTTCCTCAGTCGATGGTCGAGAGCGAGGTCGGCGCGCGCTTCGCGCAGCTCCCTGCAAGCGTCCGGGCGCAGATCCTCGATCTGCGCTTCCGCGAGGCGCTCGAGTCCGTCTGGGAACTCGTCACGGCGCTCAACCGCGCCATCGACGAACGCAAGCCTTGGGTCCTGTACAAGGAAGGGCGAACCGATGAGCTGGACGCGACGCTGTACGACTTGTGCGAGGGGCTTCGCTGGCTCGCGATCCTGCTCCATCCGGTAATGCCGGAGCGGATGAGCGAGATGTGGCGGCAGCTCGGCAGCCCGGGCCGCATCGACGAGGATTGGACTTCATCGCTCGTGTGGGGCAAGCTCGCGCCGAACACGCAAACGTCGCCCGGCGCGTCGCTCTTTCCGAAGATCGACCTCGCAGCGCAGTCGTGATCGACACGCACTGCCACATCCACGATCGCCAGTTCGATGCCGATCGTGACACGGTCGTCGAGCGCGCGCGCGAGGCGGGCGTCTCGGCGATGCTCACGATCGGCGAGGATCTCGCGGACAGCGCCCGCGCGATCGCCGTCGCCACGCAGTACGGCATCGCCGCGGCCGCCGGCATCCATCCACACGAGGCGCGTAACGCTCCGGCGGAGCTGGCCGGCCCGCTGCGCGCGCTGCTGGAAGACCCGCGCGTCGTCGCCGTCGGCGAGACGGGGCTGGATTATTACTACGACCACAGCCCACGCGATGCGCAGGCGCGCGTGCTCCGCGCGCAACTCGCCGTCGCCAGGGAAGCCGCGCTTCCGGTCGTGTTTCACCAGCGCGACGCCTTCGACGACTTCACCGCGGTACTGCGCGACGAGTGGACGAGCGGAATGCGCGGCGTCGTTCACTGTTTCACGGGTTCGGCGGCTCAGGCGTTGACGTACGCCGGCGAGTTCGGCCTGCTACTGGGAATCGGCGGCGTCGTGACTTTCCCCAACGCCGAGCCGCTGCGCGAGGCCGTGCGCGCCGTCGGCCTCGGCAACGTCGTGCTCGAGACCGACTGCCCGTATCTCGCGCCGGCACCCATGCGCGGCCAGCGCAACGAACCCGCGTTCGTCACCCACACCGCCGCGCGGGTCGCCGCGCTGCTGCGCGTGCCTCCGGCCGAAGTGGGCGCGCGCACCGACGACAATGCGCGCAGGTTATTCGGCCCTCGCTTAGACCGCTAGACTGCGCTGCGGATCGCTGCGCCGGCGAACTCACCGAGAAAATTCTTCCACACGCGATACTGGTTGTAGTTTCCGGCGGTGATCATTACGAGCATGTCGAGCTGCGGCAGGATCACGAGCTGCTGGCCGCCGTTGCCTCCGGCGAGGATGAAACGGTAGGCGCGCCCGTTGACGGTCAGCGTGCCGAGGTGCCAGCCGTAGCCGTAGCGATCGCCTTCCCCGAAGGCATCCTCGTTCATGATCGTGCGCTGCGCGGCTGAGGCGCGCAGCCACGCGTTGTCCATGACGCGGCGCCCGTCCCAGAGGCCGTGGCTCAGGAAGAGCTGACCGAACTTCATGAAGTCGCGCGGCCGAAAATAGTCGCCGCCGCCCATGTACGCGGCGTTCGTCGGCGGAGGCATCAGCCACATCCCGTACTGCTGGAACTGCATTGGCAAGGCGAAGCGCTCGTAGAAATACTGCTCGATTGGTACGCTGGTCGCGCGTGAGACGATTGCGCCGAGCAAGTTGATGCCGGCGCTGCAGTATACCGCACGCGTGCCGGGCTCGGACTGCATCGGTAGGTCGAGCGTGTACTTGTACCAGTCCGGCTCCGTGCTCTGGCTCTGCATCGTGTCCTCGTTGCCCGGCGACGCGTCGTCATTGTCGTCGCACGCCAGACCCGAGGACATCGTCATGAGGTTCTCGACGGTCATCCGTTTCTTGCGCGCGTCGGCGTTGACAAGCGGAGCATACTGTGGAAGAAACGAGAGCACGGGCGTCTGCGGCGTAAAGCGCGCGGTGTCGGCGATCGCACGGCCGACCAGCAGCGTCGTCACGCTCTTGCCCGCGGAACGCACGTCGTGTGGGCGATCCGCGTCGAATCCGTAGAAGTATTCGTCCAGGACGAGCCGGCCGTGGCGAACGATCGCGAGGCTCTGAACGTAGGGCGACGCGAGCTCCGGGCTGCGCAGCGAGACGATGCTCTGGACCGCGGCCGCGATCGGCTGCAGGCGCAGCCCGACTTGCGCCGGCGTACCGACCGTCCAGCCGTCGGCGCCCGCGAGTGGCTTTCGATAGACCCACGTCGCCGTGTCGCGCGGGAAAAACCATCGCAGCTCGTCGGCCGTCGGGCGGTGGAACACGACGCCGCTCCCCGTACCCTGAAGGTCGAGCGTTAGCGTCCCGTCAGCGTTGACACGGCCGGCGACGTCGCGCTTGCCGGTCGCCTGAAGACGCAGAGCTGCGCCGTCCGCGAGCAGCGTCCGCGTTCCGATGAACGCCCCCACGTTGGCCTCGGGATTACGAACGAACGCTCTGAGCGTCCCGTCGGCGGAGGCGCTGACCACGAGGAAGTAGTGCATCGTCTCGTCGATGGGCCGCAGGGCGATCGCGTAGCGCGGCCACGGATCGTTCGCGGGCTGAATCCACTGGTTGACGACGGCCGGCGGCGCCTGCGTGGCCGCCCAGACTCCGGCGAGCGCGAGCATGGTCCTACAGTACGAGCGGCTTGGCGCGGGTCCATTCCGACTCGACGCGATCGCGCACTGCGCCGACGATCGCCGAGTCCTCGCTGCACAGGCCCCAGTCCGGCAGATCGGCGCGATCGAACGCGACGGTGGCGTTCGCGGAACCGATCCAGACGCGATCGCCGCTGGCAGCGACCTTATCCGTGTCGCGGCCGGCGCGCACTCGCACGCCGTCGCGTACCAGCGCGCGAAGCACCTCGCGCTCGCGCGCGTTTCCGCGCAGCTCCCGCTCGCAGACCACCAGGCGCGGCGCTCCGCCGCGCCTCGCGAGCGCGTCGAGTGCGCCGTAGACGCTGTTGCAGCACCCGAACGACTCGCTCGCGACGATGACGCCGTCGTCTCGCCGTGCCGCACGCAGCAGCCCCGCCTCCGCGGCGAGCGCCGCGTGCTTGAGCATGGGGATCGTCGCGGCGTCGGCTGGATCGTCGTCGCGCAGCACGATGTCGGACGTGTTGAAGTTGCGGTCGTCGAGGAAGAGCGTGCCGTCGGCGACGATCGACTTCGCGTGCACCCCATCGCCGAGTGTCGCGTCGACGCCGGCCGCCCGAAGCTCCGCGGCGATCCGCCGGTTCTCGCGCGCCAGCGCGCCGCCCGGATCGTCGTGCGGACTGCCCTCCAGCTCGGCGCTGACACGCGCGCCACGGCTCGCCGCGGCCTCGAGCGCTCCCAGGACGGGCCCATGCAGCGTGTACGCGTGCAAGTCGATCGTCTCGGCGCGCGCGAGCGCGGCAAACAGCTCCGGGGCCGAGCTCAGCTCCACCATCGCGCCGCCCATCACGACAAAAGGCGGAAGCGGCTACCCACCGCTTAGGGGGAGCCTGGGACGGCGTTTGGAAGCAGGCCAAAGAGCGATGACTGCGGCGCCGATACACGATAGATCCGAAACGTCGAGCAAGGGTGGGTTCGTCCGCGAGATGTTCGCATCCATCGCGCCGCGCTACGACCTGGCCAACCGCGTGCTGACCGCTGGCCTGGACGAGCGCTGGCGGCGGCACGCGATCGCGTTGCTCGCGCCGCAGCCGGATGCGCGAATCCTCGACTGCTGCTGCGGCACGGGCGACCTGGTCTTTCATCTCCTGCGGGTCCAGCCGTCGCTCGACGTGACGGGGATCGACTTCTGCGCGCCGATGCTCGAGCGGGCACAGCGGCGCGCGCAATCCGCTCGGCGCGTCGGCAAGTTCGTCCAGGGCGACGTGATGGCGATGCCCTTCGCCGATGGCGCGTTCGATGGCGCCACGATGGGATTCTCGTTGCGCAACGTCGTCGACGTCGACGACACACTGCGCGAGATCTTGCGCGTGCTACGTCCCGGAGGCCGCTTCGTCAACCTCGACGTGAGCAAGGCCCCGAACCGTGCGTTCAAGCGCGCCTTCGATCTCTATTTTTATCGCATCGTTCCGCTCATCGGCGGAATCGTCGGCGGCTCGCGGATGGCCTACTCTTATCTGCCGAACTCGCTCACGCATCATCCAAACGCCCCCGAGCTGCGAGAGCGCTTCGCCCGCGCCGGCTTCGCCGACGCGGGCTTCCTGCCGCTCATGGGCGGCACGATCGCCGTTCACTACGGAACGAAACCGTGAGCCTGGTGGATTCGGCGCGTGCGACCTACGACGACCTGCACTCGGCGGTCGAACGGTTTTTCAGCGCGACGTTTTCCACGGACAACCCGGTCATCACCGAGGCGATCAAACGCATGCTGGCGGCGGGCGGAAAGCGGTTGCGGCCGCGCATCACACTGCTGGCCGCCGAAGCGTGCGGCGGCAACTACGCGGATCACCTGCATCTCGCGGCCTACATGGAGCTCATTCACGTAGCGACCCTGATTCACGACGACGTCGTCGACAACGCACGGACGCGACGCGGCGTCAACGCCACGGCGGTTGACTACGGAAACCGCGTGAGCGTGCTCGCGGGCGACTATCTCTTCGCCTGGATCTTCAAGAACGTCACGTTGAACTACCCGCACCCGATCCCCAACTTGCTCTCGGCGACGCTGGCGGACATCTGCGACGGCGAGGTGCTGCAGTTGCAGGCGCTGGGAAATCTCGACCTTCCGATCGAGACGTACGTCGAGATCGCGCGCAAGAAGACGGCGTCGCTCTTCGCCGCTTCCGCGGCGTGCGGGGCCATCATGGGTGGCGGCGGACCGCGCGAAACGGCGGCGCTGCGCGAGTTCGGCGAAGCCTTCGGCATCGCGTTCCAGATGCGCGACGACCTGCTGGACGTCATCGCCGACGAACGCTCGCTCGGCAAACCGGCGGCGAACGATCTGACCGAACGCAAGACGACCCTGCCCCTGATCGCCGCGCTCGCCTCGGGCAACGGGAACTTTCGCTCGCAGGTTCGGCGTTTCTACGACACCGGCGCCAACGACGCGATTCCCGCGATCGTCGAAGCAATCGGGCGAGAGGGCGGCCTGGCATCGACGCGCGCGCAGATCGGTCGCTTCGTCGACCGCGCCAAGACGGCCTTAGAGCCGATTGACGCGAGCGCGGCGAAGATGGAGCTTGTGAAACTCACGGAGGCCCTTGCATCATGACCGTACACCCGCTTCTCGCAATCATCGACGCGCCGATCATCATCGGCATCCTGATCGTCGGTGCGCTGCTTTTCGGAGCGGAAAAACTTCCGAAGCTCGCGCGCAGCGCCGGGCAGGCCAAGAAAGAGTTCCTGGCCGGACAGGCCGAGGCCGACGAGGCCGCGGCCAAGGCGCGCGAACAGGCGCGTCAGCGAGCCGAGACGTCAAACGCCGACGTGATGAATAACGTCCAGGTCGGCTCGATCTCGGGCGAAGCCGTTCCGCCCCCTACCCCAGACCGGGGCACGCCGAGCTCGTAGCGACTGACAGTATCGCAGGATGTTGGCGCAACGCCCGCCGCGCGGAACCGGCGAGGCGCCCTGGGATCAGAAGGAGATGCCGTTCACGGAGCACCTGCGGGAGCTCCGTAACCGTCTGCTTATCGCCATCGCGACCGTCGGCATCATCGCCGTGCTGCTGTTCTGGCCGTCGCAGTTCGTGATCCGCTGGATGATGCGGGAATATTTCGGCGGCATCCAGCTGCACGCGTTCGGCCCCGCCGACGTCATCTTCACGGAGTTCAAATTCTCCGTCGTCGGCGGGATCATCATCGGCCTGCCGGTGCTGATGCAGCAGTTGTGGCTCTTCGTCGTGCCGGCGATCCATCCGCGCACGCGCCGCATGGTCTACGCGTTCATCCTTCCGTCTTTCGCGTTGGCCCTGCTCGGCATCGCGTTCGCGCACTTCGTCGTGATCCCGCGAGTGATCGCCGCGCTCATCCACATCACAGACGCCGTCGCGACACCCACCTTCGGTGTCGCTTCGACGCTGAATTTCGTCATCGTGCTGTTCGCGCTCTTCGCGATCGCCTTTCAGACCCCAATCGTGCTGGTGGGGCTCGCGCGGCTCGGCATCGTCAGCTCGAGCTCGCTGATGCGGTACCGGCGTCACGCGCTCTTCGGCTTCTTCGTGGCGGGCGGCATCGCTGCGCCCGACGGCAATCCGCTCACGATGGCGCTCCTCGCGATTCCGATGTACGCGCTCTACGAGCTCTCGATCTGGCTGATTCTGCCGCTCGAGCGGCGCTGGTCTTTCGATAGGCTAGAGCCGAGTTCGTGACCGCAGCACTGCGCAACGCGTACGCCGACTTCGTGCGCACCTTCGGCAACGTGCTGTTCGCCGTTTCGCTGTTCGTCGTCTGGGGCGTTCTCACGCTGATCGGCGTCGTCGTGGATCAGGGCCAAGACCCAGGTTCGTACCTACAAGCCTACGCGGCACCGATCGCGCGGGCGATCGTTCGTCTCAACTTCGACAACATCTATCACTCGCCGTGGTACGTAGGCGTCATCGGCCTGATCTTGCTCTCGCTCGCGGTCTGCACTTTCAAACGCGTCATCCCCGCGCGGCTCCCGCCTCTGCGGCCCGTCAGCGTGGAGAAGATCCCATTGCACGCGACGTTCGATGTGGACGGCGCCGCCGGCGACGTTCGGCGCCGCCTCGAGGATTTCTTCGCATCGCGCGGCTGGCGGATTCGCGAGCGCACGTTCGGCGGCGTCGAATGGAGCTTCGCCGACAAGCACGATTGGGCGCGCCGCGGTGTCTTGGTCGCGCACGCCGGTTTCGTCATCATCGCCGCCGGCACGACGCTGTACTGGGCACGCGGCTTTTCGGGTGAGATGGCGATCCTGAAGGGCGAAACGGCGCAGGTCGCGCAGACGCACGCACTGATTCGGCTGGACGACTTCCAATATCGGATCGCGCCGATTATGACGAAGAGCGGGATGGTGTATCAGCCGGTCGACTACGTGTCGCGCGTCACGGTCACCGGCAACGACGGCGTCCCGAAGGCAATGATGGTTCGCGTGAACCACCCGATCGACGTCGACGGGACGCTCTACTACCAGGCCAGTTACGGCTTTGGCATGCGCTTTCTCGTCACGAGAAACGGGAGGCGCGACGCCACGCTGTCGGGCCGCACGTACGCCGAGGGGGAATCGTTCGACGTGCCGGGGTCGCAGCGCACGGTGCTCTACGACCGGTTCGCGCCGACGGTCGACAAGCAGAGCGGGATGCCCACTGCAGACCCGCGCGTGAACGACCCCGCCGTGGTACTCGGCGTCTCGCAGGCGGGCACCGCGCTCGGCCAGGCGCTGGTGCCGTTGCGCACGTGGATCGATCTCGGCGACGGCTGGCGCGTCGTCCCCGAGCGCTACGTGCTGTACAGCGGGTTTCAATATCGCAACGACCCCGGCGTTCCGCTCGTGGGGATCGGCGCGTTCGTGCTGCTCGCGGGCCTTATGATCTCGTTTTACCTCTTGCCCGCTCGGATCTATCTGCGGGTGGACGAGGCCGGCCCGCACCGCTCGCGCGTCGGCGCGGCCGCGACGACCGTCAAAGGATACGACGTTTTCCAGGGCGAGTTTTCACGGTTGATGCTATCGTTGAAGGCGTCATGCCCGCCGACGAAGCCCTAATCGCGGTTGCGCTCGGAGCGTACACGCTCGGCGCGCTCGCGTTGCTGATCTACTTCTTCTCGCGCGTGACCTGGCTGCGCGACGTCGGAATTCCCCTCGCGATCCTCGGCTGCGCCGCGCAGTTCGTCCAGCTGGCCGTCCGTTTCGAGCTGACGCACGTGTGGCCGCTGCTGAACCTGTATGGTTCGCTCTCGCTGTTTTCGGCGATGTCCGTCGCGATCTACATCGGATTCGCGTTTCGCTATCGCCTCTGGTTCGCGGGCGGATTCGTACTGGCTCTGGCCGCGATCTTCCTCGCCTACGGTGTCACCTGGTACGAGGGGACTATGCCGCCGGTGCCCTCGCTGCAGTCGTACTGGGCGAAGATCCACGTGCCGATCGTCGTGTCGTCGTACGCCGCGTTTCTCGTAGCGTTCGTCTTCTCGTGCATCTATCTGCTCAAGTATTACGCCGCGCCGGCCCGCCCGGGCAGCCCCGTCGCCGCATGGCTCGCCGCGCTTCCGAGCCTGCCGCAGCTCGACGTCATCGTGTATCGCGCGGTCGCGATCGGCCTGCCGCTGATCTCCATCGGCATCATCACGGGCGCGATGTGGGCGAAGGAGGCATGGGGCGCCTATTGGCAGTGGGATCCGAAGGAAACGGCGGCGCTGTTCTCGTGGATCATCTACCTCGCGTATATGCACCTGCACACGCGACACGCCTGGCGCGGCCTGCGCACGAGCTGGGTTAGCGTCATCGGCTTTGTCTCCATCATTTTCTGCTATCTCGGCGTCAACATCTGGATTTCGGGCCTGCACAGCTACAAGGTCTGACGCGGCGGCCGGAGGGCCCGCCCGTGCGGCCCCGCTCAGAGTTTCGTCCTGGCGGCCTCCTGGAGGGCGGGTTTACAATTGTGCCAAATGAGGCTGCGACCCATCGCCTGGCTCTTGCAGGAGAACGAATTTGTCTGATTTGAACGCGGGCGCCACCCATGGCACTGCCGGTACGCCGTTGACTGCGCACGACGCCCCGGCCGATCCACTGGAGGTCAGCCGGCGCACCTTCATGGCGAACGCCACGATCGCGATCGGCGGCATCGTCGGCGTGGTGCTGGCCATACCGATCATCGGTTCGCTGCTCCCGCCGAAAAGCTCCTCGGCGGGCAGCTGGTCGCCGCTCTCCAAGCAAGAGTTGGACGCGCTGCAAAAGGCGACCGACAAGCCCGTCAAGCTCACGTTCACGCTGAAATACACCGACGCGTACCTTCCCGAGCAATCCGCGCCCGAGTACTGTTGGGGCATCAAGGTGGATCCAGCGAAATTCCAGGCGGCGCGTCCCGACATCTTCAACCAGCCCGGCGGCAAAGCCAACGTGGACTATCCGGTCGTCAACATGGGTTTCGTGGTGTTCAGCCCGATCTGCCCGCACCTCGGCTGCTACTACAACTGGAGCGACGCGCAAAACAAGTTCATGTGCCCGTGCCACGGCTCGCAGTACACATTCGACGGCACGCACGTCGCCGGACCGGCGCCGCGCGGCCTCGATCCGCTGCCGCTGCGCGAGCAGAACGGCGCCGCGGAGGTAACGTGGATCATCTACCAGTCGAACACGCCTCAGCGCATCGTCGTCTCCTATCAGGCATAGGTTTGCGATCATGTTGAATTGGATCGAAAAACGCACCGGTTTCGTCTCGATGACCAAGGATTTCCTCACGGAAGACGTGCCGGGCGGAGCGAGCTATTGGTACGTCTTCGGCAGCGCGACGCTCTTCGCGATGATCGTGCAGATCGTCACGGGAATTTTCCTGACGTTCTTCTACGCGCCATCCGCAGCGACCGCGTGGGAATCGACGCGCGCGATGTATCTCAACCCGTACACGCACTTCCTGCTCGCCGTGCACTACTGGGGCGCCTCCGCGATGATCGCCCTCGTGTTCCTGCACCTGCTGCAAGTGCTGATCTTCGGTGCCTACAAGTCGCCGCGCGAGCTCCAATGGGTCGTCGGCGTACTGCTCTTGCTGGTGACGCTCGTGCTCGGGCTAACTGGCTACCTGCTGCCGTGGGACATGGATGCGTATTTTGCGTCGCAGGTTTCGTTGAACATCACCGGATTGGCGCCGGTGCTCGGCCCCGTGTTGCAACACATCGCGCAGGGCGGCGGCTCCATGGGAACGGCGACGATCAATCGCTTCTTCGGCCTGCACGTCTGGCTGATGCCGGCGGTCTTGGTGCTGCTCGTCGGTGCGCACCTGGCGATCTTCCGCCATAACGGCTCGGCCGGACCGGTCGTCGAGGACCGCCGCACGCTGAAGCCAGGCCGATTCTGGCCGGATCAGTTCTTCATGGACGGAGCGTTCTCGCTCATCGTCTTCGTCATCATCTGCTTCCTCGCGTTTGCGTTTCCGCCGTATCTCGACGAGAAGGCCGACCCGACGAAATTCTTCGTGCCGTACCCCGCGTGGTATTTCTTGTCGCTGTTCGGCCTGCTCGCGCTCGTGCCGCCCGAGATTCACCTCGGCCCGCTCACGATCAGTCTGGAGCTGATCGCGACGATCATCGTCCCGACGCTCTTCTTGGTGATCGTCCTGCTCCTTCCGTGGCTCGATCGGAGCCGCACCCGGAGCTTTGCCGCGCGAGCCAGGCTGCTGTGGGCCACGACGATCATCGTCGCCGGCATCGCCGGCCTGAGCATCTACGCCCAGGTCACGACGATGATCAAACAGGCCGCCGCACCGCCGTCGCCGCCGGAATCGGTGGTGCTCAGCGCCTCTGCGGCGACTCTGCCTCCGGGCGGCGCGCCGGCGGCGGGTTCTGCAACGACGGCATCGCAAGGCTCGGCAACGAGCGGCGCCGGAGCTAAGGTGTTCGCGGCAAACTGCGCGAGCTGCCACGGCGCGCAGGGCCTGGGATTACCCGGCACGTTTCCGCCGCTCGCAAACAACCCCGTCGTAACCGGCGACGCCAACAAGGTGATTGGGATCGTCCTCGGCGGCCTGCACGGATCCATCTCCGTCAACGGCCAGGCGTACAACGGGCAGATGCCAGCGTGGAAGGGTACCCTCTCGAACAAAGACGTATCCGACGTCATCACGTACATCCGCGGATCGCTCGGCAACAACCACGCCTCCGCGGTGACCGAGGCGCAGGTCGCGGGCTACAAGCCTTAGCGGCAGCGAGGGCCGTCGTAGAGTAACAGCGCGGCCTTGCGATCGACGGCCACGACGCGCCGGTCGCGTCCGTACGTCGGATCCTGCGCGGCACGAGCCGCCGGCACGACGACCCACGCGCGCGGCGCGTGGCAGATGACGGCACGCGGATCCATGCCGTCGTTCTGCGGATCGCTCCCGCCGGGCGGCGCCAGCACTCGCACGACCGGCTGCGTGTAAAAGAGCAGCGCGTTGCCGCCCGACACGCCCGAGATGGCGACGACGTCTCCCGCCCCTCGGCCGCGCTCGATCACGGCGGCCAGCCGGGGGACGGGTTTGAACGCCTCGGCGTGCGGCAGCACCGTAACGGCGAGCACGTCGGCCCCGATGGTCGCGGCGAACGCGAGCGCGTAGGGCGCCGCGCGCGCGCTCCTCGGCCGCGCGACGAGCAGCGCCGTCAGCAGCGAACCCGCGAAGATCGCGGCCGCCATCCCGAGCAGCGGCGGCACCGCGAGCGCGACCTCGCCGGCCAACCGGTTATTGCGCGTGAACAGCCAGATGGCAAACGCCAGCGCGCCGATCGTTACGGGGACGGTGACGGCGGAGATCACCGCCGAACGCGTCCACGTTCTGCGTACGACCGCCTCGAAATATAGCGCGGTGATCACGGCCAGCGCGGGAAACTCCAGCGCGACGTAGTTCGGCAGCTTCGTTCGTGCGAAGCTAAAGAACAGCAGCGGCATGACGATCCACATGACTGACAGGCGCACGAGCCGCGCGATCTGCCGATCCTGCCCGATGCCCGGGCGCAGCTGCGCGACAGCGTTGACGACGGCCATCGGCAGAAACGCGATCCACGGAAAGAACCCGAGGATGATGACGGGCACGTAATACCAGACAGGTCCGGACTGATTCTCGACGATGCCCAAGTAGCGGCCGATCGTGTACTCACCGATCAGCTTCTCGATCGGAAACAGCCGGTAGTGTAAGATCAGCGCAAGCGGCCAGGGCGCGGCGATCACTACGAACGCGAGCAGCCCCACGATCCACGCGCGCGGCGATGGCGCGTGCGTCGGCTCGCAGCGGCGGTTCCAGACAAAGTACGGGATGATGACGAGCAGCGCGACGGCCGGCGCGACGAGACCCTTGGCGAGAAAGCCTCCTCCGGCCGCGATCCAGCCGTACACGTGGTAGCGGTCGCGCCCCGTCTCGAGGCCGCGAAACCACCAAAAGATCGTCATCGCTACCGCGAGGTCGAGCAGAGCGTCCATGATCGCGAGCCGGCCGATGACGGTCTGCATGAGACACGTCGACAGGATGACGGCGGCGAACGCGCCGACGCGGGTTCCCGCTTGCCGCGCGACGGCATAGCCGGTCAGCGCTGAGAGCGCGATCGTCGCGAGCGCCGACGGAAGTCGCAGCGCAAACGCGGTCGGATGACTGAACAGCAGCGAAAACGCCGCGCCGGCCCAAAAATACAGCGGGGGCTGC
It encodes:
- a CDS encoding TatD family hydrolase produces the protein MIDTHCHIHDRQFDADRDTVVERAREAGVSAMLTIGEDLADSARAIAVATQYGIAAAAGIHPHEARNAPAELAGPLRALLEDPRVVAVGETGLDYYYDHSPRDAQARVLRAQLAVAREAALPVVFHQRDAFDDFTAVLRDEWTSGMRGVVHCFTGSAAQALTYAGEFGLLLGIGGVVTFPNAEPLREAVRAVGLGNVVLETDCPYLAPAPMRGQRNEPAFVTHTAARVAALLRVPPAEVGARTDDNARRLFGPRLDR
- the ubiE gene encoding bifunctional demethylmenaquinone methyltransferase/2-methoxy-6-polyprenyl-1,4-benzoquinol methylase UbiE, producing MTAAPIHDRSETSSKGGFVREMFASIAPRYDLANRVLTAGLDERWRRHAIALLAPQPDARILDCCCGTGDLVFHLLRVQPSLDVTGIDFCAPMLERAQRRAQSARRVGKFVQGDVMAMPFADGAFDGATMGFSLRNVVDVDDTLREILRVLRPGGRFVNLDVSKAPNRAFKRAFDLYFYRIVPLIGGIVGGSRMAYSYLPNSLTHHPNAPELRERFARAGFADAGFLPLMGGTIAVHYGTKP
- a CDS encoding twin-arginine translocase TatA/TatE family subunit yields the protein MTVHPLLAIIDAPIIIGILIVGALLFGAEKLPKLARSAGQAKKEFLAGQAEADEAAAKAREQARQRAETSNADVMNNVQVGSISGEAVPPPTPDRGTPSS
- a CDS encoding serine hydrolase, producing MLALAGVWAATQAPPAVVNQWIQPANDPWPRYAIALRPIDETMHYFLVVSASADGTLRAFVRNPEANVGAFIGTRTLLADGAALRLQATGKRDVAGRVNADGTLTLDLQGTGSGVVFHRPTADELRWFFPRDTATWVYRKPLAGADGWTVGTPAQVGLRLQPIAAAVQSIVSLRSPELASPYVQSLAIVRHGRLVLDEYFYGFDADRPHDVRSAGKSVTTLLVGRAIADTARFTPQTPVLSFLPQYAPLVNADARKKRMTVENLMTMSSGLACDDNDDASPGNEDTMQSQSTEPDWYKYTLDLPMQSEPGTRAVYCSAGINLLGAIVSRATSVPIEQYFYERFALPMQFQQYGMWLMPPPTNAAYMGGGDYFRPRDFMKFGQLFLSHGLWDGRRVMDNAWLRASAAQRTIMNEDAFGEGDRYGYGWHLGTLTVNGRAYRFILAGGNGGQQLVILPQLDMLVMITAGNYNQYRVWKNFLGEFAGAAIRSAV
- the metG gene encoding methionine--tRNA ligase, whose translation is MQRAYYVTTPIYYISGEPHIGHAYTTIVADVLARTARTFRPTFFLTGTDEHGQKVANAAAAAGKTPQEWCDELVPRWKALFAEYEIAYDDFIRTTEARHVEKVQRVFELLRERGDVYLGKYEGWYCVYDETFWLESKLVDGRCPTCGREVQWISEDDWFFRLSAYRDRLLEHFERHPEWVRPRSIYNEMMSILAEGLDDLSISRTNVQWGIPIAGGGVIYVWLDALLNYITAIGWSQDDARFHALWPAQTQLVGKEIARFHTIIWPALLWAIGEAAPELVFAHGWITIDGAKMSKSLGNAADPFALARRFGPGSIRYFLLREAPFGSDFSYSEEKIAQRHNSDLANDLGNLLRRTLSMLSRYRDGCVPQSMVESEVGARFAQLPASVRAQILDLRFREALESVWELVTALNRAIDERKPWVLYKEGRTDELDATLYDLCEGLRWLAILLHPVMPERMSEMWRQLGSPGRIDEDWTSSLVWGKLAPNTQTSPGASLFPKIDLAAQS
- a CDS encoding polyprenyl synthetase family protein, yielding MDSARATYDDLHSAVERFFSATFSTDNPVITEAIKRMLAAGGKRLRPRITLLAAEACGGNYADHLHLAAYMELIHVATLIHDDVVDNARTRRGVNATAVDYGNRVSVLAGDYLFAWIFKNVTLNYPHPIPNLLSATLADICDGEVLQLQALGNLDLPIETYVEIARKKTASLFAASAACGAIMGGGGPRETAALREFGEAFGIAFQMRDDLLDVIADERSLGKPAANDLTERKTTLPLIAALASGNGNFRSQVRRFYDTGANDAIPAIVEAIGREGGLASTRAQIGRFVDRAKTALEPIDASAAKMELVKLTEALAS